A single window of Arcobacter sp. CECT 8983 DNA harbors:
- the nadC gene encoding carboxylating nicotinate-nucleotide diphosphorylase codes for MINIKKFVKNAIIEDNGRGDLFFDVAPKGKFTAKAIAKDDGILAGELYAKALAKTEKFDCKFLKHDGDVLKKGDVIAKLEGKASILLSSERTFLNMLQHASGIATMANKFASKIEDLDVALLDTRKTRPQLRDFEKYASRIGGAINHRLGLDDCLMIKDTHMRTITDLSEFIKKARKRISWVTKIEIECETFEQVKNAMEAGADIIMCDNMEPAQIKEVVKFRNEEHPHVLLEASGNINLETVRDYALTGVDALSSGSIIHQATWLDFSMKFD; via the coding sequence ATGATAAATATTAAGAAGTTTGTTAAAAATGCCATTATAGAAGATAATGGAAGAGGGGACTTATTCTTTGATGTAGCTCCTAAAGGTAAATTTACTGCAAAGGCTATTGCAAAAGATGATGGAATTTTAGCAGGTGAACTTTATGCAAAAGCCTTAGCAAAAACTGAAAAGTTTGATTGTAAATTTTTAAAACATGATGGTGATGTTTTAAAAAAAGGTGATGTAATAGCAAAACTTGAAGGTAAAGCTTCAATTCTTTTATCAAGTGAGCGAACTTTTTTAAATATGCTTCAACATGCATCTGGAATTGCAACTATGGCAAATAAATTTGCTAGTAAGATTGAAGATTTAGATGTTGCTTTACTTGATACTAGAAAAACAAGACCACAGCTTAGAGATTTTGAAAAATATGCAAGTAGAATAGGTGGAGCTATTAACCACAGACTTGGGCTTGATGATTGTTTAATGATTAAAGATACTCATATGAGAACTATTACAGATTTAAGTGAGTTTATTAAAAAAGCAAGAAAAAGAATCTCTTGGGTAACAAAAATTGAGATTGAGTGTGAAACTTTTGAACAAGTTAAAAATGCAATGGAAGCAGGAGCTGATATTATTATGTGTGATAATATGGAGCCAGCACAGATAAAAGAAGTAGTTAAATTTAGAAATGAAGAACATCCTCATGTTTTATTAGAAGCTAGTGGAAATATTAATCTGGAAACTGTTAGGGATTATGCTTTAACAGGAGTTGATGCTTTAAGTTCAGGAAGTATTATTCACCAAGCAACTTGGCTTGATTTTTCAATGAAATTTGACTAA
- the nadA gene encoding quinolinate synthase NadA, whose translation MDLKEEILKLKEELDVTLVAHFYQRDEVFELADITGDSLELARKAKQTDSKYVVFCGVGFMGESVKVLSPSKTVLMPKIACCAMARMIDEGYYEKNLKQINEAGIPNEDILPITYINSSAAVKAKVGEMGGMVCTSSNAYKIIEKGLESGKKIFFVPDRCLGQNFAKQMNLKSAVVGDGSDLKQADIICYNGFCSVHQLFTVDDVEFYREKYPDILVAVHPECDPSVCDAADFVGSTSQLIQYIKDLPLEQKVVVGTEFNMVNRLREKNTYILSSTKPECPTMNETTLEDVYKTLKSIKDNNISEETLIKVNDETIKWARVALQRMLEV comes from the coding sequence ATGGATTTAAAAGAAGAAATCTTAAAACTAAAAGAAGAGTTAGATGTAACTTTAGTAGCGCACTTTTATCAAAGAGATGAAGTTTTTGAATTAGCTGATATTACAGGGGACTCTTTAGAATTAGCAAGAAAAGCAAAACAAACAGATTCAAAATATGTAGTATTTTGTGGTGTAGGTTTTATGGGAGAGAGTGTAAAAGTTCTTAGTCCTTCAAAAACAGTATTAATGCCAAAGATTGCCTGTTGTGCAATGGCAAGAATGATTGATGAAGGTTATTATGAAAAAAACCTAAAACAAATCAATGAAGCGGGAATACCAAATGAAGATATTCTACCAATTACTTACATCAATTCAAGTGCAGCCGTAAAAGCAAAAGTTGGTGAAATGGGAGGTATGGTTTGTACTTCTTCAAATGCTTATAAAATTATTGAAAAAGGTTTAGAGTCTGGAAAAAAGATTTTCTTTGTACCAGATAGATGTCTTGGTCAAAATTTTGCAAAACAGATGAATCTAAAATCAGCAGTTGTTGGTGATGGAAGTGATTTAAAGCAAGCAGATATTATTTGTTATAATGGTTTTTGTTCTGTACATCAGTTATTTACTGTTGATGATGTAGAGTTCTATAGAGAAAAATATCCAGATATTTTAGTTGCAGTTCATCCAGAGTGTGATCCAAGTGTTTGTGATGCAGCTGATTTTGTAGGTTCTACTTCTCAACTGATTCAATATATCAAAGATTTACCTCTTGAGCAAAAAGTGGTTGTGGGAACTGAGTTTAATATGGTTAATAGACTAAGAGAAAAAAATACTTATATCTTAAGCTCTACAAAACCAGAATGTCCAACAATGAATGAAACAACATTAGAAGATGTTTATAAAACATTAAAATCAATTAAAGATAATAATATTAGTGAAGAGACATTAATAAAAGTAAATGATGAAACAATTAAATGGGCAAGAGTTGCTCTACAGAGGATGCTTGAAGTATGA
- the plsY gene encoding glycerol-3-phosphate 1-O-acyltransferase PlsY, which produces MDFLFNFNILFYIVAYLAGSIPFGLLLAKVFAGVNIKEHGSRSIGATNVLRVVKETNPSLAKKLSVTTVILDALKGTIILLIAMMLDASASTLWAIAVLAILGHCYSIFLGLEGGKGVATGLGVFLILIPIPTLIGAIVWIFCAKVLKVSSLSSLLGLTAVVIAALFLNNGLNVGSNAPMYLIAVIIYYKHIPNIVRLIKGEEKRVV; this is translated from the coding sequence ATGGATTTTCTATTTAATTTTAATATTCTATTTTATATTGTTGCATATTTAGCTGGTTCTATTCCTTTTGGACTTTTACTTGCAAAAGTTTTTGCAGGTGTAAATATCAAAGAACATGGAAGTCGTTCAATTGGTGCAACAAATGTATTAAGAGTAGTAAAAGAAACAAATCCTTCTTTAGCAAAGAAGCTAAGTGTAACAACTGTTATTTTAGATGCATTAAAAGGAACTATTATTCTTTTAATTGCAATGATGCTTGATGCAAGTGCTTCTACACTTTGGGCTATTGCTGTATTAGCTATCTTAGGTCATTGTTATTCTATCTTTTTAGGATTAGAAGGAGGCAAAGGCGTAGCAACAGGGCTTGGAGTATTTTTAATCCTTATTCCTATTCCAACACTTATTGGTGCTATTGTTTGGATTTTTTGTGCAAAGGTACTTAAAGTATCATCTTTATCATCATTACTAGGTCTTACAGCAGTTGTTATTGCAGCACTATTTTTAAATAATGGGCTAAATGTTGGAAGTAATGCACCCATGTATTTAATTGCAGTTATCATTTATTATAAACATATCCCAAATATTGTAAGATTAATCAAGGGAGAAGAAAAAAGAGTAGTTTAA
- a CDS encoding dihydroneopterin aldolase: MKISIEKLTFECIIGILDFERTNEQKVVIDISFEYDFLNEENFIDYSKISSEVEEFMKKEKFELLENAVINVDKYLNKNYPIKNLKIKISKPDILKNCIVSIEH, encoded by the coding sequence ATGAAAATATCAATAGAAAAACTGACATTCGAATGCATAATTGGCATACTAGATTTCGAAAGAACTAATGAACAAAAAGTTGTTATTGATATCTCTTTTGAATATGATTTTTTAAATGAAGAAAACTTTATTGATTACTCTAAAATTTCTTCAGAAGTAGAAGAATTCATGAAAAAAGAAAAATTTGAACTTCTTGAAAATGCGGTAATTAACGTTGATAAATATCTAAATAAAAATTATCCTATAAAGAACTTAAAAATTAAAATCTCTAAACCAGATATCTTAAAAAATTGCATAGTTTCTATTGAACATTAA
- a CDS encoding porin has protein sequence MKKFAKMSLVAALAVAGTAASAQPLAEAIKNVDVSGTVVYRYNDYNNDDTSATASNNGSRTSNNYKIGLTAKAKVNDDVTAVTRFIIGGADNGFASLNTQNGGDGNVDVELSNVYFSYTGIANTTVNVGKQGLTTPWTVAVDADGNEQTGTGILALTNLGPVTVAAAYFNQTNLGTSNLEVDDATPVGAETQAEANARVNNATGATDVATVGLMGNIGPVALDGWYLDMDDVFDTFTVGAKANFDMDAAKLGIEARYTSLDLDNSSVDNELWKVILTAKAGIFDAKLGFAGTDSEGGLVALDNDAKTAYQTWNMNPNGKKDADFVNASIGVQALPSLHISANFSDMDYETTTDVDETEVYAQFVYQMSKNFSTYVRYGTFEKEIDGNDDIDDVRGRLQVQYSF, from the coding sequence ATGAAAAAATTCGCAAAAATGAGTTTAGTAGCTGCATTAGCTGTAGCTGGAACTGCTGCATCTGCACAACCTTTAGCAGAAGCTATTAAAAATGTTGACGTATCTGGTACTGTTGTATATAGATACAATGATTATAACAATGATGATACTTCAGCTACTGCTTCAAACAACGGTTCAAGAACAAGCAATAACTATAAAATCGGTTTAACTGCAAAAGCAAAAGTAAATGATGATGTTACTGCAGTAACTAGATTTATTATTGGTGGAGCAGATAATGGTTTTGCTTCATTAAACACTCAAAATGGTGGAGATGGAAATGTTGATGTGGAATTATCAAATGTTTACTTCTCATATACTGGAATTGCTAATACTACAGTTAACGTAGGTAAGCAAGGTTTAACTACTCCATGGACTGTAGCTGTTGACGCTGATGGAAATGAGCAAACTGGTACTGGTATCTTAGCATTAACAAATTTAGGACCTGTAACTGTAGCTGCTGCATACTTTAACCAAACTAACTTAGGTACTTCAAATCTAGAAGTAGATGATGCTACACCAGTTGGTGCAGAAACTCAAGCTGAAGCTAATGCTAGAGTTAATAATGCAACTGGAGCAACTGATGTTGCAACTGTAGGATTAATGGGTAATATTGGTCCTGTAGCATTAGACGGTTGGTATTTAGATATGGATGATGTATTTGATACATTTACAGTTGGAGCAAAAGCTAACTTTGATATGGATGCTGCTAAATTAGGTATCGAAGCAAGATATACTTCTTTAGATTTAGATAATTCTAGTGTTGACAATGAGTTATGGAAAGTTATCTTAACTGCAAAAGCAGGTATCTTTGATGCTAAATTAGGTTTTGCTGGTACTGATTCAGAAGGTGGTTTAGTAGCACTTGATAACGACGCAAAAACTGCATACCAAACTTGGAATATGAATCCAAACGGTAAAAAAGATGCAGACTTTGTAAACGCTTCTATTGGTGTTCAAGCATTACCATCATTACATATCTCTGCTAACTTCTCTGATATGGATTATGAAACAACAACTGATGTAGATGAAACAGAAGTATATGCACAATTTGTTTACCAAATGTCTAAAAACTTCTCTACATATGTAAGATATGGTACATTTGAAAAAGAAATTGATGGAAACGATGACATCGATGATGTAAGAGGAAGATTACAAGTACAATACTCTTTCTAA
- a CDS encoding cytochrome c: MKLLSSIALTSILTATIATAQTTMCFKENHKSMATIETTALNGGECKNQKSVQDMKKEGWSVADINIDKTKNGTNYIYVFKKEEANLSSINEKALEEKILNRLEERKKQEIAIKKKEAYIRKSKSGEKLYNTKCVSCHGKNGELKAKGISRPINSLNLQDFMLSIQSYNNGTYDRGMAFVMRPYATLMSDKDVKNVYVYLRNLKEKKEKSTGENK, from the coding sequence ATGAAACTTCTATCTAGCATTGCATTAACTTCTATTTTAACTGCAACTATTGCAACTGCACAAACAACAATGTGTTTTAAAGAAAACCATAAATCAATGGCTACTATTGAAACTACTGCGTTAAATGGCGGAGAATGTAAAAACCAAAAATCAGTTCAAGACATGAAAAAAGAGGGTTGGTCTGTTGCAGATATAAATATAGATAAAACAAAAAATGGGACAAACTATATTTATGTATTTAAAAAAGAGGAAGCTAACTTATCTTCAATAAATGAAAAAGCTTTAGAAGAAAAAATTTTAAATAGGCTTGAAGAAAGAAAAAAACAAGAAATTGCGATAAAGAAAAAAGAAGCTTATATTAGAAAAAGTAAATCTGGAGAAAAACTTTATAATACTAAATGTGTTTCATGTCATGGTAAAAATGGTGAGTTAAAAGCAAAAGGTATATCTAGACCAATTAATAGTTTAAATCTTCAAGATTTCATGCTTTCAATTCAAAGCTATAACAATGGTACATATGATAGAGGTATGGCATTTGTAATGAGACCATATGCAACACTTATGAGTGACAAAGATGTAAAAAATGTATATGTATATTTAAGAAACTTAAAAGAAAAGAAAGAAAAATCAACTGGAGAAAATAAGTAA
- the prfB gene encoding peptide chain release factor 2, whose translation MDNYEYSELLKLLNTKLENIKNILKPKELENRIKEIEELEADQNFWSDVEQATKIGIEKNRILSSLSKFNKANDALSGSKELFELANEENDEDTFELLFEEAEELKELVKSTEIAVMLSSPDDSSNAIVSIHPGAGGTESQDWASMLYRMYLRWAERQNFKIELLDYQDGEEAGIKDVSFIVKGENAYGYLKAENGIHRLVRISPFDSNAKRHTSFASVMVSPEIDDNIDIEIEDKDIRIDTYRASGAGGQHVNKTESAIRITHIESGIVVQCQNDRSQHKNKASAMKMLKSRLYELELEKQQAEKSGIEKSEIGWGHQIRSYVLQPYQQVKDTRSNIGYSNVDAILDGDITKIIEDVLISQKS comes from the coding sequence ATGGATAATTATGAATACTCTGAATTACTAAAACTTCTTAATACCAAGTTAGAAAATATAAAAAATATTTTAAAGCCAAAAGAGCTAGAAAATAGAATTAAAGAGATTGAAGAATTAGAAGCAGACCAAAACTTTTGGTCTGATGTAGAACAAGCTACAAAAATAGGCATTGAAAAAAATAGAATACTTAGTAGTTTAAGTAAGTTTAATAAAGCAAATGATGCTCTAAGTGGTAGTAAGGAACTTTTTGAATTAGCAAATGAAGAGAATGATGAAGATACTTTTGAACTTCTATTTGAAGAAGCAGAAGAGTTAAAAGAGTTAGTAAAATCAACTGAAATTGCTGTAATGTTAAGTTCTCCTGATGATTCTTCAAATGCAATTGTTTCTATACATCCTGGTGCTGGTGGTACTGAGTCACAAGATTGGGCTAGTATGCTTTATAGAATGTACTTAAGATGGGCAGAAAGACAAAACTTCAAAATCGAACTTCTTGACTATCAAGATGGAGAAGAAGCTGGAATAAAAGATGTCTCTTTTATAGTCAAAGGTGAAAATGCCTATGGCTATTTAAAAGCTGAAAATGGAATACATAGACTTGTTAGAATATCTCCTTTTGATTCAAATGCCAAAAGACATACTTCTTTTGCTTCTGTTATGGTGAGTCCAGAGATTGATGATAATATTGATATTGAAATTGAAGATAAAGATATAAGAATTGATACATATAGAGCAAGTGGTGCTGGTGGACAACACGTAAATAAAACAGAAAGTGCTATAAGAATAACCCATATTGAATCAGGTATTGTAGTGCAATGTCAAAATGATAGATCTCAACATAAAAATAAAGCAAGTGCTATGAAAATGCTTAAATCAAGACTTTATGAACTAGAACTAGAAAAACAACAAGCAGAAAAAAGTGGAATAGAAAAAAGTGAAATAGGCTGGGGTCATCAGATTAGATCTTATGTTTTACAACCCTATCAACAAGTAAAAGATACAAGAAGTAATATTGGATACTCAAATGTTGATGCAATACTTGATGGAGATATCACAAAAATCATAGAAGATGTTTTAATATCTCAAAAAAGTTAA
- a CDS encoding porin has translation MKKFAKMSLVAALAVAGTAASAQPLAEAIKNVDVSGTVAYRYNDYEDQAGDAKNSATNNYKIGVNLSSKVNDDVTANTRFIMGSATSNVGLGTSTTGDANVDAELSEVNFTYTGVENLSVTVGKQAIATPWTIDRDAMGNEATGTGAVAVYNVGPATLVGAYFNQTNLGDVVSGEGHLDNIADTDASGSNDNEIAAVASALGAADIYVLGGMATFSGVTLDAFYADLADEFDSYTIGLSANYEVGGVKLSPFARYSELEADRNGLVASVIGTDDQELWQIGLGAKMGIFSAFAAYGEAGKDGGMVYLDSGAKTNMDYHWRVTADGSADTEYLYVHATADVTDKINVGLFYSEADYKDSAAGEDTDEIYAQVKYQMSKNLATYVRFGELDVDNAGDQEDGSMGRLHVQYSF, from the coding sequence ATGAAAAAATTCGCAAAAATGAGTTTAGTAGCTGCATTGGCAGTTGCAGGAACTGCTGCATCTGCACAACCTTTAGCAGAAGCTATTAAAAATGTAGATGTATCTGGTACAGTAGCATACAGATATAATGACTATGAAGATCAAGCTGGTGATGCAAAGAACAGTGCAACTAATAATTATAAAATTGGTGTAAACTTATCTTCTAAAGTTAATGATGATGTTACTGCAAACACTAGATTTATTATGGGTTCTGCTACAAGTAATGTAGGTCTTGGAACTTCAACTACTGGTGATGCAAATGTTGATGCTGAACTTTCAGAAGTAAACTTCACTTATACTGGTGTTGAAAACTTATCTGTTACTGTTGGTAAACAAGCTATTGCTACTCCATGGACTATTGATAGAGATGCTATGGGTAATGAAGCAACTGGTACTGGTGCTGTTGCAGTATATAATGTTGGTCCTGCAACTCTAGTTGGTGCTTACTTTAACCAAACTAACTTAGGTGATGTTGTAAGTGGTGAAGGTCACTTAGATAATATTGCTGATACTGATGCAAGTGGAAGCAATGATAATGAAATTGCTGCAGTTGCTTCTGCATTAGGTGCTGCTGATATTTATGTACTTGGTGGAATGGCAACATTCTCAGGTGTTACTCTTGATGCATTCTATGCTGACTTAGCAGATGAGTTTGATTCATATACTATTGGTTTATCTGCTAACTACGAAGTAGGTGGTGTTAAATTATCTCCATTTGCAAGATACTCTGAATTAGAAGCTGATAGAAATGGTTTAGTTGCATCTGTAATTGGTACTGATGATCAAGAATTATGGCAAATTGGATTAGGTGCTAAAATGGGTATCTTCTCTGCATTCGCTGCATATGGTGAAGCTGGAAAAGATGGTGGTATGGTTTACTTAGATTCAGGGGCTAAAACTAATATGGATTACCACTGGAGAGTAACTGCTGATGGTTCTGCTGATACTGAATACTTATATGTACATGCAACTGCAGATGTAACTGATAAAATTAATGTAGGTTTATTCTACTCTGAAGCTGACTACAAAGATTCTGCAGCTGGTGAAGATACTGATGAAATCTATGCACAAGTTAAATATCAAATGTCTAAAAACTTAGCTACTTATGTAAGATTTGGTGAGTTAGATGTTGATAATGCTGGTGACCAAGAAGATGGTTCTATGGGAAGACTTCACGTACAATACTCTTTCTAA
- a CDS encoding PD-(D/E)XK nuclease family protein, whose product MLQSNKLLIFPTSRSIREYLDKDNLSNTLLPSIITIDEFFKKSLFFENKKIIDEEQRFLYLNEAVKDVNLNALGISSSFNAFLKQSDYIYRFFLEISSENVSIESIITADTYSYYEEHLEILIQIYKNYLNILEKNNAVDRINMHLHFKLNKDFISRYKNIKLYFEGYFTQFEFEIVKEISKLIELEIEFIYNEYNKKSIKKFVDYGFELEEGRKYIINLSSKTTVFEAILEEYLDSIEIKGFSSRINQIAFVKASIVNFINKGLNPSKIALVLPDEGFASLLRLFDNEGYFNYAMGIDIKTSKLYKALDAINTSLFDDEIKVFKNIEYLNIDENFYKEIFSDASKSYITKEKFNKICEYLKSLEDDNELLEKFDELCFRYEKLVFSQEEPILLKDAMKIFFQKVSSITLDDVNSGKITVMGLLESRLINFEAVIICDFNESLIPKRSLKDKFLSTALKQKVNLPTSSDREDLQKYYYKRLISNSRNLAISYVKNDSNQISRFANKLFDIKIDEKLYDNEYKHILYSQNRLKHFNEKIVLDIDLSKLVWSASSLKEFLECKRKYYLNHILKIKEHNISLKPKGYELGNIIHNTLEEYYNQDMRSYEILLDIFNKNRSENPFLNLDLEIWKKKLKDFVQLEEKRFEKGFKILALEKPFFCEYEGIKLQGKIDRIDILNDDYFVLDYKTSSNLKVSTKRTYEKAVDFQLEFYFLGVESLYKSNNINTFYYDLYNMKLLEEVVLNEKLELLKNIFSEFKTTSVNFEKCDNNQTCQYCIYKTICDKE is encoded by the coding sequence CTAGCTTCAATGCTTTTTTAAAACAAAGTGATTATATTTATAGGTTTTTTTTAGAGATTTCAAGTGAAAATGTAAGTATAGAATCGATAATTACAGCTGATACATACTCTTATTATGAAGAACATTTAGAAATTCTAATTCAAATATACAAAAACTATTTAAATATTTTAGAAAAAAATAATGCAGTTGATAGAATAAATATGCATTTGCACTTTAAATTAAATAAAGATTTTATAAGTAGATATAAAAATATTAAATTATACTTTGAAGGATATTTTACGCAATTTGAGTTCGAAATCGTAAAAGAGATTTCAAAACTTATAGAGCTAGAGATTGAGTTTATTTATAATGAATATAATAAAAAGTCTATAAAAAAGTTTGTAGATTATGGGTTTGAATTAGAAGAGGGGAGAAAATATATTATAAATTTAAGCTCAAAAACTACAGTTTTTGAGGCTATTTTAGAAGAGTATCTTGATAGTATAGAGATAAAAGGTTTCTCTTCAAGAATAAATCAAATTGCATTTGTAAAAGCTTCTATTGTAAATTTTATCAATAAAGGTCTAAATCCATCTAAAATAGCACTTGTTTTACCTGATGAAGGTTTTGCTAGCTTGTTAAGACTTTTTGATAATGAAGGCTATTTCAACTACGCTATGGGTATTGATATTAAAACTTCAAAACTTTATAAAGCACTTGATGCAATTAATACATCTTTATTTGATGATGAAATAAAAGTTTTTAAAAATATTGAGTATTTAAATATTGATGAAAATTTCTATAAAGAGATTTTTTCAGATGCTTCTAAATCTTATATAACAAAAGAGAAATTTAATAAAATATGCGAATATTTAAAAAGCCTTGAAGATGATAATGAATTACTTGAAAAGTTTGATGAACTGTGCTTTAGATACGAAAAATTAGTTTTTTCTCAAGAGGAACCAATACTTTTAAAAGATGCAATGAAGATTTTCTTTCAAAAAGTATCATCTATTACTTTAGATGATGTTAACTCTGGTAAAATCACTGTCATGGGATTACTTGAAAGTAGGCTTATTAACTTTGAAGCAGTAATTATTTGTGATTTTAATGAGTCTTTAATTCCTAAAAGAAGTTTAAAAGATAAGTTTTTATCTACAGCTTTAAAACAAAAAGTTAATCTTCCCACTTCAAGTGACAGAGAAGATTTACAAAAGTATTATTACAAAAGATTGATTTCAAATTCTAGAAATTTAGCAATTTCATATGTTAAAAATGATTCTAATCAGATATCTAGATTTGCAAATAAGCTATTTGATATAAAAATAGATGAAAAGTTATATGATAATGAGTATAAACATATTTTATACTCTCAAAACAGATTAAAACATTTTAATGAAAAAATAGTTTTAGATATAGACCTTTCAAAATTAGTATGGAGTGCAAGTTCTTTAAAAGAGTTCTTAGAGTGCAAAAGAAAGTATTACTTAAATCATATACTTAAAATAAAAGAACATAATATCTCTTTAAAGCCAAAAGGATATGAATTAGGTAATATCATTCATAATACTTTAGAAGAGTACTACAATCAAGATATGAGAAGTTATGAGATATTACTTGATATTTTTAATAAAAATAGAAGTGAAAATCCATTTTTAAATCTTGATTTAGAAATTTGGAAGAAAAAATTAAAAGATTTTGTACAACTAGAAGAAAAAAGATTTGAAAAAGGTTTTAAAATTTTAGCATTAGAAAAACCATTTTTTTGTGAATATGAAGGAATTAAACTTCAAGGTAAAATTGATAGAATTGATATTTTAAATGATGATTATTTTGTATTAGATTATAAAACATCATCAAATTTAAAAGTTAGTACAAAAAGAACTTATGAAAAAGCAGTTGATTTTCAACTAGAATTTTATTTTTTAGGTGTAGAAAGTTTATATAAGTCTAATAATATAAATACTTTTTATTATGATTTATATAATATGAAACTGCTAGAAGAAGTAGTATTAAATGAAAAATTAGAGTTACTTAAAAATATATTTTCAGAGTTTAAAACAACAAGTGTAAATTTTGAAAAATGTGATAATAATCAAACTTGCCAATACTGCATTTATAAGACAATTTGTGATAAAGAATAG